The following coding sequences lie in one Sinorhizobium fredii USDA 257 genomic window:
- a CDS encoding ATP-binding protein: MRESKLDVLINEMQKLSAALDRIAGPPAADNDWGEADCFVWAPATRHLQPVTKPNRIDLSLITCVDHVRDILFDNTLRFAQGYPANNVLLWGARGMGKSSLVKAVHAKVARDGGSDLKLVEVHREDIASLPALMDILRQAPMPVIVFCDDLSFDHDDTSYKSLKAVLDGGIEGRPANVVLYATSNRRHLLPRDMMENEQSTAINPSEAVEEKVSLSDRFGLWLGFYKCSQDDYLTMVDGYARYFHLPVEGEALHAEALEWATTRGSRSGRVAWQFIQDLAGRLRRQVDETA; this comes from the coding sequence ATGCGCGAAAGCAAGCTCGACGTTCTGATCAACGAAATGCAGAAGCTTTCGGCAGCGCTCGACCGGATTGCCGGACCGCCCGCAGCGGACAACGACTGGGGCGAGGCCGATTGCTTCGTCTGGGCTCCCGCCACCCGCCATTTGCAACCGGTCACCAAACCGAATCGCATCGATCTCTCGCTGATCACGTGCGTCGACCATGTCCGCGACATTCTCTTCGACAACACGCTTCGTTTCGCGCAAGGGTATCCGGCGAACAATGTGCTCCTCTGGGGCGCGCGCGGCATGGGCAAGTCTTCGCTGGTCAAGGCGGTTCACGCGAAGGTGGCGCGCGATGGCGGCAGCGACCTGAAGCTCGTCGAGGTGCATCGTGAGGACATCGCGTCCCTCCCCGCCCTGATGGACATCCTGCGGCAGGCCCCGATGCCGGTGATCGTCTTCTGTGACGATCTTTCCTTCGATCACGACGATACATCCTACAAGTCGCTGAAGGCCGTTCTCGACGGGGGCATCGAGGGGCGCCCGGCGAATGTCGTGCTCTATGCGACCTCGAACCGCCGGCACCTTCTCCCGCGCGACATGATGGAGAACGAACAGTCGACCGCCATCAATCCTTCGGAGGCGGTCGAGGAAAAGGTCTCCCTTTCGGATCGTTTCGGGCTATGGCTCGGCTTCTACAAGTGCAGCCAGGACGATTATCTGACCATGGTCGATGGCTATGCGCGCTATTTCCACCTGCCTGTCGAGGGCGAGGCACTTCACGCCGAGGCGCTGGAATGGGCGACGACGCGGGGATCGAGATCCGGCCGCGTCGCCTGGCAGTTCATTCAGGATCTGGCTGGCCGTCTGCGCCGCCAAGTTGACGAAACAGCCTGA
- the yajC gene encoding preprotein translocase subunit YajC, producing MFITEAFAQTAAPAAGGTDILMSILPFILIFVVMYFLIIRPQRAQMKRREELLKNIRRGDQVVTGGGIVGKVTKVVDDSELEVEIAEGTKVRVIRSGVSEVRVKGEPVKE from the coding sequence ATGTTCATTACCGAAGCTTTTGCGCAGACTGCCGCCCCCGCCGCCGGCGGGACCGACATTTTGATGTCCATCCTGCCGTTCATCCTGATCTTCGTCGTCATGTACTTCCTGATCATTCGCCCACAGCGTGCGCAGATGAAGCGTCGCGAGGAGCTCTTGAAGAACATCCGCCGCGGCGATCAGGTCGTTACCGGCGGCGGTATCGTCGGCAAGGTGACGAAGGTCGTCGACGATTCGGAACTGGAAGTGGAGATTGCCGAAGGGACCAAGGTCCGCGTGATTCGCAGCGGCGTTTCCGAAGTTCGGGTGAAGGGCGAGCCTGTCAAGGAATAA
- the secDF gene encoding protein translocase subunit SecDF, translated as MPTLSPLKNTLIWLVVLAGFAFALPNIVPREQLAGWPTWLPHRQVPLGLDLQGGSDIVLKIDRNSIVVERLEATIAAIAQALRDADIGYTGLSGSGQQIQFRLRDAAKAAAARQALSALTAPVEAPEQDGSPIRELVADETTAVEPLRLRLTDEGIDFRLNAALTQSIEVVRRRVGEVVAVEPVIRRRGSDRLSIQIPGLDDPQRLKDLLGQRGIVAFRWLDPSMPPQQALDTRPPAASEILYSLDDPPVPYLVERRAFASAQDFTDALPGLDATGEPVVDIKLAADASQRLVSLSQSASRRQFAIVLDGQVVSTPALGDVIEGDMARLSGDLSEEGAANLAALLRAGPLPVSLTVIEERTVGPEVGTDAIANGLKAGLVAAAAVAACMIGFYGFFGLVAVAAVIVNVVLIVAVLSLLGITLTLPGIAGIILTIGVAVDSNVLIYERLREEVRNSSEPLRKALDNGFSRVLRSIVDANLTMLIAGAILFFLGTGAIRGFAATLAIGSVTTILTAHSLTRRLIRGWYRRRRPKHLPRGIRTGFFAEADIRFMALRNPVFVLMASLSLASLVLLASLGLNMGADFKGGSLLELRSKAGAADVADLRARLDGLNLAEVQIQELGSVRDILLRIPSQEAGDNADQTAMGLVRAELEDDYSFRRVEVVGPAVSGELTRAGTLAVAAAILAIILYVWFRFDWKFAAGAVITTLHDVLLTMGFLVVAGIEFNLASLAALLTIVCYSLNDTMVIYDRVRENLTRYQRMPLSVLIDASINQTLSRTILTAMTTALALVALYLFGESRLVQSFSATLLFGVVIGTISSIYIAGPVLILFNRRNNRLGGALGGRGTSPHDTATGAA; from the coding sequence ATGCCCACACTCTCGCCGTTGAAGAACACCCTGATCTGGCTGGTCGTTCTGGCCGGCTTTGCATTTGCTTTGCCGAACATCGTTCCGAGAGAGCAGCTTGCCGGGTGGCCAACATGGCTACCGCATCGGCAGGTGCCGCTCGGCCTCGACCTGCAGGGCGGATCCGACATCGTCCTCAAAATCGACCGCAACAGCATCGTCGTCGAGCGGCTGGAAGCCACGATTGCGGCGATTGCCCAGGCGCTGAGGGATGCCGACATCGGCTATACGGGCCTTTCCGGCAGTGGTCAGCAAATCCAGTTTCGGCTGCGCGATGCGGCGAAGGCGGCGGCTGCGCGCCAGGCGCTCAGCGCACTCACCGCGCCGGTTGAAGCGCCTGAGCAGGACGGAAGCCCGATCCGGGAATTGGTGGCTGACGAGACCACCGCGGTGGAGCCGCTTCGGCTTCGACTGACGGACGAGGGGATTGATTTCCGACTGAATGCAGCGCTCACCCAGTCGATCGAAGTGGTGCGCCGCCGCGTCGGGGAGGTGGTGGCCGTGGAGCCGGTGATCCGGCGTCGCGGCAGCGACCGCTTGAGCATCCAGATACCCGGCTTGGACGACCCGCAACGGCTCAAGGATCTCCTGGGCCAGCGCGGCATTGTCGCCTTCCGGTGGCTCGATCCATCGATGCCGCCGCAGCAGGCGCTCGACACGCGGCCACCAGCCGCATCGGAAATTCTCTATTCGCTAGACGATCCGCCGGTTCCCTATCTCGTCGAAAGGCGGGCGTTCGCTTCTGCCCAAGACTTTACCGATGCGCTACCCGGGCTTGATGCGACCGGCGAGCCCGTGGTCGATATCAAGCTGGCGGCCGATGCATCCCAACGGCTCGTATCGCTGTCGCAATCCGCTTCCCGGCGACAATTCGCCATCGTACTCGACGGACAAGTGGTCTCGACACCGGCGCTTGGGGACGTCATCGAAGGCGATATGGCTCGGCTCTCCGGCGATTTGTCCGAGGAGGGAGCGGCAAATCTCGCCGCATTGCTAAGAGCCGGGCCGCTTCCCGTCTCGCTGACAGTGATCGAAGAGCGCACCGTCGGTCCGGAAGTCGGAACGGACGCCATCGCAAACGGCCTCAAAGCCGGGCTGGTCGCGGCAGCCGCTGTCGCCGCTTGCATGATCGGCTTCTACGGCTTCTTCGGCCTTGTCGCGGTGGCTGCTGTCATCGTCAACGTCGTGCTCATCGTCGCAGTACTGTCGCTCCTCGGCATAACGCTGACCTTGCCGGGGATCGCGGGGATCATTCTCACCATCGGGGTCGCGGTCGATTCGAACGTGCTCATCTACGAACGACTGCGAGAAGAGGTGCGCAACAGCAGCGAACCCTTGCGCAAAGCCCTCGACAACGGTTTTTCGCGCGTATTGAGAAGCATAGTCGACGCGAACCTGACCATGCTGATCGCGGGCGCCATACTCTTCTTTCTAGGTACAGGAGCCATAAGAGGGTTTGCGGCGACGCTTGCGATCGGCAGCGTGACGACCATCCTGACGGCGCACAGCCTGACGCGCCGGCTTATCCGCGGTTGGTATCGCCGCCGCCGGCCGAAACATCTGCCGAGGGGCATCCGTACAGGCTTCTTTGCCGAGGCCGATATCCGATTCATGGCCCTCCGCAATCCGGTCTTCGTCCTGATGGCGTCTCTCTCGCTTGCCTCGCTCGTCCTATTGGCGAGCCTTGGCCTCAACATGGGTGCCGACTTCAAGGGTGGTTCTCTCTTGGAACTGCGGTCGAAGGCAGGCGCTGCCGACGTCGCGGACCTCCGCGCCCGCCTTGACGGGCTGAACCTCGCAGAGGTCCAGATCCAGGAACTTGGCTCGGTGCGGGATATCCTGCTGCGTATCCCTTCGCAGGAAGCCGGCGACAATGCAGACCAGACTGCGATGGGGCTGGTTCGCGCCGAACTCGAAGATGACTACAGCTTCCGGCGTGTCGAAGTCGTCGGCCCCGCGGTTTCCGGAGAACTGACGCGCGCAGGAACCCTCGCCGTCGCAGCGGCGATACTCGCCATCATCTTGTATGTCTGGTTCCGCTTCGATTGGAAGTTCGCTGCCGGCGCCGTCATCACCACGCTTCACGATGTGCTGTTGACCATGGGCTTCCTCGTGGTGGCCGGCATAGAATTTAACCTCGCGAGCCTCGCCGCTCTCCTGACGATCGTCTGCTATTCGCTGAACGACACGATGGTGATCTACGACCGCGTTCGGGAGAACCTGACGCGCTATCAGCGGATGCCGCTTTCGGTTTTGATCGACGCATCGATCAACCAGACCCTGTCGCGTACCATCCTCACCGCAATGACGACGGCACTGGCCCTCGTTGCGCTTTACCTGTTCGGCGAAAGTCGTCTCGTGCAGTCCTTCAGCGCGACGCTGCTCTTCGGCGTGGTTATCGGGACGATTTCATCGATCTACATCGCTGGGCCGGTTCTCATTCTCTTCAACCGCCGAAACAATCGCCTCGGCGGGGCGTTGGGAGGACGCGGTACGAGCCCGCATGACACAGCAACGGGTGCGGCTTGA
- a CDS encoding Mth938-like domain-containing protein, giving the protein MTKGIEMREAHFPGRAPIDAYGNGGFRFADMSHVGSVLMLPSGIYAWDVAEGDPLTTDKFRRVLDEAQEIEVLLVGTGREIRPLPADLKAALKAANISSDPMNTGAAVRTYNVMLAETRAVAAALIAV; this is encoded by the coding sequence ATGACAAAAGGTATAGAAATGCGTGAAGCGCACTTCCCCGGACGTGCGCCGATCGACGCCTACGGCAATGGCGGCTTTCGCTTCGCCGACATGTCGCACGTCGGCTCGGTGCTGATGCTGCCATCCGGCATCTATGCCTGGGACGTCGCCGAGGGCGACCCTTTGACGACTGACAAATTCCGGCGCGTCCTGGATGAGGCCCAGGAGATCGAAGTCCTGCTCGTCGGCACCGGTCGTGAAATCAGGCCCTTGCCGGCAGATCTGAAAGCAGCACTGAAAGCCGCCAACATTTCGTCCGATCCGATGAATACCGGCGCAGCGGTCCGCACCTACAACGTCATGCTGGCAGAAACACGCGCCGTCGCTGCAGCACTGATTGCGGTGTGA